Sequence from the Cydia splendana chromosome 10, ilCydSple1.2, whole genome shotgun sequence genome:
gaccatggtaaaaataaattaaattgcaaacattgtcaaactccggttaagtaggcgaccgaaagaactggtcactctacaatctaaatagtagtacgatgcggctaaacgtagaaACGTAAAAACGTAgaattgaagaacgtatcgcaatgacaatccggctaatcgtcgaaccgccgcatttcaaaacgcccctgtttttgaaaacggctagccgtaacgtaatacggcggattatacgatctgactacgacatatacataaGGTGCAAACTTAGTGTACGGTCTACATACCGCACATTGCCATCTCAGCGAAATTACAATTCCGTAAAGCAATAAAATACGAGTCAGTACACGTTCAACATTAGAACCTATCACGCGTGTCCTCATTAGCACTATCATTCATAATATCGCGCTTTTATAGTCAGTATTTTCGTatcaataaagtgtttattttCAGCAATATTGTGAGTTATCATTATGTCAAGCAACCAACAGAATATAATTGATGTATGTGACACTAACAGCCCATACACTTAGTTTGGTCAGAAAAGAGGTACAGAAATCTCAAAATTCGACGCCAGCTGAATCGAACACGTCCTTCCAGAAGGCTACTACGTCGGCGTCCAGTGATTGTCCTACTCGAAGGGCATCGGAGATGTCGACGTAGCTCTCAGAGTTGCTGTAGGGGGGAACTACAGCGCCTAATGAAGCATCGGGAGTGGGGGTgctgaaaacaaaaataaagtaatatgaattaggtacctacctgttAGAATCAGACAAATTCTTCACAGCTTTTGGAAGAGCGGAGTCTTCTGTCACAGGTATTTTATACTTACTAGAAGACTCCAACCTTTACAACTGTACCTACCCTCTATtgttaacaaataaacattttttcattttcatttttcatttttgcaGTGACAGAGTGTCGCAGTgccgtaaatgtcaaattactATGAAAATAGGACGTTTATAATGACCTTCTCACACTTTGTCACTTCAGTCTGTGCCGAGTTAGCTTAGTATATAAGACGGACAATTATACCTACACCTTTTTGATATTATACTTTATACAGGGAAGGGCCTTTCCAAAAGGGCAATTAAATTATGTGACTTCAACTTAGGTTGAAGCGCTTCTAAAATTTACTTTAGAAACAATCTCAAATTTCAATCATTATTATAACCTTTAgaaacgacattctgaaatTTATAACATTAAACTTGCTTTCGCATACAAATTGTGCTTGTATTTTCCTTGTGGCTCGTTGTAAAGCGGCATAAAACAACAACCAAGTTTTATCTGTGACCGGAAAAACTAAATGCACCCGCAAGTAGAACGCAAAAACAggaaataatttgttttattcGAGATAGGTACtcaaaattaattttgtatcaagCAGAAACGCCTGCGAAAGATGAACCATTCGTCAGAAACGATGCTATTAAActtagaaataaatgaatagTGGCAAAATTCACTGTCTTGGGTGGGACTTGAACCCACGACCGCCATCGCCAGCCCGGTGCTCTTCCATGTTCAAGTTCAAGTCACACCCAAGACagtgaatttttccacttttaatttgtttctagaTACGTAAAGTAACTAAACATGACCTTCATAGTTATGTACATACCCATATTTAGCAAAATTGGTGAAAACCTTGCACGCTAACTGGATCATATGATAGCCTTTGCTATTCTTGTCAATTGGTACGTTTGCAAAGTTGGCCTGAAACAGATACATCAAGTCATCCAGATGACTGGCTCCAGAGATTCCGTACTTCGCACCTGCAGCACCAAATATGTTCCTTTCAGAAATGCAAGAGAATCTGTAGAAGTATGTCTTGCTGTTCTTAATTTTGGATAAATGATCAAGAGTCCTGTGTATGTTATAAACAAAACATGCATCATTGACATATTGTATAAACTCCTTCATTATATCATTGTTTATCGGTTTATTTCCAAAGTAGTGCTTACGTATTTTATCAGACAGTACCAAAACGGTATTCGCACTGGATTTGTAAAGAAGTTCCCTCGGTACCAATATTTCTGGATATCTGTTATAATCGTTCAATAAGAAATTTTCCAAAGGTTCTATTCCAATGAGACATTCTTCACTAGTATGTCCGATAAATACGTCTACTTCATTGCCGGttccttttttcaaaatttctAATGATTCTTCGATCATGAAATACTCTTGGCCAAGATTCTTCTCGACGACCGGTGTGAAGTGATACATTTTCAAAATGTTGTTCGATTTTTCTTCCAAACTCACAACGCAGGGGTTGGTTAGCACTAATTTCTCAGCAGGAACACTTTGCAAGAACTCGAGAAGCTTTTCTGGATCATCAGTTTCAAATCCGAGAATTTTTCCGAGCGTGAAAGCTCGCCTAGCTGGTTCAAAGGCGACAGACCAGTCA
This genomic interval carries:
- the LOC134794446 gene encoding juvenile hormone esterase-like; protein product: MVKVQVKQGWLDGGRREVVTKDGYYYSFKGVPYAAPPVGKLRFKAPQPPLPWDGVRSTTEHGPVCPQQDIFTQEFIPGSEDCLYLNVYSPDLEPSQPLPVMVFIHGGGYRSGSGNDSHYGPDFLVKHGVVLVTINYRLEAFGFICLDTKDVPGNAGMKDQVAALKWVKENIAKFGGDASNVTVFGESAGGASTLLHVLSPMSKGLFKRAIPMSGVSICDWSVAFEPARRAFTLGKILGFETDDPEKLLEFLQSVPAEKLVLTNPCVVSLEEKSNNILKMYHFTPVVEKNLGQEYFMIEESLEILKKGTGNEVDVFIGHTSEECLIGIEPLENFLLNDYNRYPEILVPRELLYKSSANTVLVLSDKIRKHYFGNKPINNDIMKEFIQYVNDACFVYNIHRTLDHLSKIKNSKTYFYRFSCISERNIFGAAGAKYGISGASHLDDLMYLFQANFANVPIDKNSKGYHMIQLACKVFTNFAKYGTPTPDASLGAVVPPYSNSESYVDISDALRVGQSLDADVVAFWKDVFDSAGVEF